The Anopheles merus strain MAF chromosome 2L, AmerM5.1, whole genome shotgun sequence genome has a segment encoding these proteins:
- the LOC121591995 gene encoding probable tRNA N6-adenosine threonylcarbamoyltransferase, mitochondrial, which produces MLLVVLDSIAFYSRKTNNSCVSMMPRVLSKFARFRTVNRHLTTQSSPVVLGIETSCDDTGAALVTGNGTVLGEYIHSQQSSHLRFGGIIPPVAQDIHRANIESVVQNAFKLANMTPNDIDAVAVTNRPGLPLSLIVGMRYAKHIARSYNKPLIPIHHMQAHALMARMTSTIPYPFLCLLVSGGHSLLVFVESTARFRLLGETLDDAPGEALDKIARRLKLRNVAKYAQMSGGQAIEAAAQQAGAKDTSAYEFPLPLSKYRDCQFSFAGLKNTATRHILERESTLHLAPDALLPDYEAFCACFLKGVTRHMLHRTQRAIEYCERRNLFSNAAGPHRSLVVSGGVACNDVIFNALSSMAAQFGYSTYRPPKKLCTDNGTMIAWNGMEKLLAKDTAEMTTKYEQVDISGKCPIGDSLIDDVKAANIACKWAKVDIFPGKEEVSS; this is translated from the exons ATGTTATTGGTTGTTTTGGACTCGATCGCGTTCTACAgtcgaaaaacaaacaacagctgTGTGAGCATGATGCCTAGAGTTTTATCTAAATTTGCTCGTTTTAGGACAGTGAACAG ACATTTGACAACACAATCCTCCCCGGTAGTGCTAGGAATCGAAACGAGTTGTGATGACACCGGGGCAGCTTTGGTTACCGGCAATGGGACAGTTTTGGGAGAGTACATTCATTCCCAGCAAAGCAGTCACTTGAG GTTTGGTGGAATCATTCCACCGGTAGCGCAAGACATCCACCGTGCCAATATCGAATCCGTTGTGCAAAATGCGTTTAAACTAGCAAATATGACTCCTAACGATATAGATGCAGTTGCTGTCACCAATCGGCCAG GGTTACCCCTCAGTCTGATAGTGGGGATGAGGTATGCGAAACATATCGCCCGCTCCTACAACAAACCGCTCATTCCCATACACCATATGCAGGCACACGCGTTGATGGCCCGGATGACCTCTACTATTCCGTATCCATTTCTCTGCTTGCTGGTAAGCGGTGGTCACTCGTTGCTGGTATTTGTGGAGAGCACTGCACGATTTCGACTGCTCGGCGAAACATTGGACGATGCGCCGGGTGAAGCGTTGGATAAAATCGCTCGTCGGCTGAAGCTGCGGAATGTGGCCAAGTATGCGCAAATGTCTGGTGGTCAGGCTATTGAAGCAGCAGCCCAGCAGGCTGGCGCAAAAGACACATCTGCTTACGAATTCCCGCTACCACTTTCTAAATATCGTGACTGTCAGTTCAGTTTCGCCGGACTGAAAAATACCGCCACGAGACACATACTCGAACGAGAATCCACCCTCC ATCTTGCGCCCGATGCTTTGCTGCCCGATTATGAAGCGTTTTGTGCTTGTTTCTTGAAAGGAGTCACACGGCACATGCTGCACCGAACGCAGCGCGCGATTGAGTACTGTGAACGGCGCAATTTGTTTTCCAATGCAGCAGGACCACACCGCAGTTTAGTCGTTTCGGGCGGTGTGGCTTGCAATGACGTTATATTCAATGCGCTGAGCTCGATGGCGGCCCAGTTCGGGTACAGCACCTACAGACCACCGAAGAAGTTGTGCACCGATAACGGTACAATGATAGCGTGGAACGGCATGGAGAAACTGCTGGCAAAAGATACTGCCGAAATGACGACAAAGTACGAGCAGGTTGATATAAGCGGAAAGTGCCCTATCGGCGATAGTCTTATCGATGATGTAAAAGCAGCGAACATAGCATGCAAGTGGGCTAAAGTCGATATATTTCCAGGCAAAGAAGAAGTTAGTAGTTAG
- the LOC121591996 gene encoding anaphase-promoting complex subunit 13-like produces the protein MDSEPPLGGRLVDLVDNEWIADELPYDHIQVPCDKLPDPEADNGDSHLTLKEQEQKWTDLALTSLAPDLSVSEQVNFPGV, from the exons ATGGATAGTGAG CCACCATTGGGCGGACGCTTGGTCGATTTGGTGGACAACGAGTGGATTGCCGACGAGCTGCCTTACGACCACATCCAAGTGCCTTGCGATAAGCTACCCGATCCCGAGGCGGACAACGGTGACTCCCATCTGACGCTGAAAGAGCAAGAGCAGAAATGGACTGATCTGGCGCTGACATCACTGGCACCGGATTTGTCCGTTTCTGAGCAGGTTAATTTCCCTGGTGTTTAG
- the LOC121591993 gene encoding putative 1-phosphatidylinositol 3-phosphate 5-kinase encodes MNRHLHSPTILTEFARTFEEEQETIFTKLVNRLTNNNRPSNESTLQGTVLHEEPSGADSEASGRDTRTAQMDTPPASSSAIRKSSTSSSYTDAESTTSAQPTSGERTTTSVLRRLSSLISQKPNTKRSYKNTELHKFWMPDSTSIECYDCSVKFTTFRRKHHCRLCGQIFCTKCCNQVVTGKIINCSEDLRVCNYCSKVVFTYLKSSNISADLKPDLKALQEDLAHKLSTLQPPGSGGPESSGATAASSGRNRRKISVGYQEERFAASAGSGISSADRKSILQQSNSLKTLYDEMCRSLPLYNRGHELIDFLFSRQKSSNNMQAIAILNAMIDAGFLIAIYETKIESSIDEEATLAREKTLPEQAHQRQGGSSGGSAEDEDDGNTSSIEFSEDTVYKLAVLQDRPAGAPGLVAGVGEGAYHLELNFKSSSVLMRSGNEDQSSVDSEDGAGSGIGGSTTLSSIILKDSAMDSSYLISTGAKALLKAFCEHEELLVNQLLRAQNLDPSWSKTLIPIVARVANTMRLDEAYGTDAMDIRNYVYFKKVPGGDRSESQILGGVVFSKNVAHKEMSQKVDKPKILLLQCAIAYQRVEGKFVSFDTLMLQERDYLRNKVSKIISLGPNIVLVHKNVAGIAQDMLRNKGITLVLDVKLCVLERIARFLDCDIISCIDSNVGQPKLGICDRFRIQTFYDDQGSSKTLMCLEKQHSPRGCCVLLRGAKRSELAKIKKIASLMLLARHNWRFELSYLCDVYAMPPTPRTSIFDSKESSPSDPPPLLTRKSVEEPSSVLKENQTSVTTKMAQIEPTTVGKTIRTTTGSATNRENVGDWTDPLRSGAFGPSEDGAGPDDDEDDTSFELAAETPHDNRFRSALSSTILSISPFVAFPLPYLETDSGRKCALRCYFPDELYYSKQWSNGGTLGLAGEKFSATMAENAGAGAGGNASTDEEEKQLLPVHPFVTHKITTSVESKEMQTILASFRANGGRYPKVSMMKKTSTRKRRLTTIAQRSLEEFVYRDALDIENHQRLPVLFCSFNYNENVPSTFCAQPSYLDMQFYGQNDIMLGLFLEHYCFRSSYICKSCNLPMMDHVRRYVHSGGCIQVKLVEDVTKMDTGTILISSRCTICNEYSKQAPMSQDTWCYSFAKFLELRFHGHAYKKRNCEGIMDQSDGGEEAGGGMVCRHSLHRDFEQNFSYKGIVASFRYTAIDVWEIVLPAMSISLVIPATGVSQRTITDQRTEEMKTLAIMGYDVFVKILEKLAELSVDTDTFAKLKKKANQDQVAFKQRIEKVQKLLTEDVLSIELIDDAIVTLKHTLAEAIEEWEPKLHDIINQTKSAQASKPSVVVDAGSGNAGTVIDSGMIATEELDLSRSTDNPETFESSKDPIETEPIESTSAGTGGKLEQDAMSVDAEDDKIVSNASEEKQPARESLNEKKTVKTILSQLLSTNDYSHILSSPLPPHEHHGLKAGLFPIVVNEQDLGSCIAYSLMSQEYRKMLDSMLSGGTGGVITIGASENSPNMKRKSTSVSSTTDADDSPAAAGKNEQDKKHKNASHSEIHFQDANCNFVCRIYFAKEFDLLRCQILKRPATTGTTHRGSGTVGNTAGTVAGGNGSNGPGGDANETSQEVMETVRKMFARSLSKSVRWEARGGKSGSKFSKTVDDRFVLKEMSRTDLTIFENFAPNYFEYLQRCMKQKHITLLAKIFGVFKITIKRKDNTTVESAVLVMENLFCGKDIKEKYDLKGSDRNRLVDPNRQTGTERVLMDENFIQMSWTNPLYILSHSKTVLKEAITRDACFLERNEVMDYSLLVGLESSEKNLVIGIIDYIRTYTLDKKFESMIKQSGLMGGHGKLPTVVSPKMYKSRFIVAMERYFLCVPDRWEGLSKK; translated from the exons ATGAATAGACATCTACATTCCCCTACGATATTAACGGAATTCGCTCGCACGTTTGAGGAAGAGCAGGAAACCATATTTACGAAACTAGTGAATAGGCTAACTAACAATAACCGACCCAGCAATGAGTCAACACTTCAAGGGACGGTACTGCACGAGGAACCGTCCGGCGCGGATAGTGAGGCATCGGGAAGAGATACCCGGACAGCGCAAATGGACACACCGCCAGCTAGTTCGTCGGCCATTCGAAAATCATCGACGAGTAGTTCGTATACCGATGCGGAGTCCACTACATCAGCTCAGCCGACCTCCGGCGAACGGACCACCACCAGCGTGCTTCGGCGATTAAGCAGCCTAATTTCCCAGAAACCGAAT ACCAAACGAAGCTATAAAAACACGGAGCTTCATAAGTTCTGGATGCCCGATTCTACGTCGATCGAGTGTTACGATTGTTCGGTAAAGTTTACCACATTCCGCCGCAAACACCACTGTCGATTGTGTGGACAAATCTTTTGCACCAAATGCTGCAACCAGGTGGTGACGGGGAAGATCATCAACTGTTCGGAAGATTTGCGCGTGTGCAATTATTGTTCCAAGGTCGTATTTACGTACCTAAAATCTTCCAACATTTCTGCCGACCTGAAGCCGGATCTGAAGGCCCTGCAGGAAGATCTAGCACATAAACTATCGACGCTGCAGCCGCCTGGAAGTGGTGGTCCAGAGTCGAGCGGCGCTACCGCAGCGTCTAGCGGAAGAAATCGGAGAAAAATTTCCGTCGGATATCAGGAGGAACGATTTGCGGCTAGTGCAGGGTCAGGCATCTCTTCTGCCGATCGTAAATCCATTCTGCAGCAGTCCAACTCCCTCAAAACCTTGTACGATGAAATGTGTCGCTCGTTGCCGCTGTACAATCGAGGGCATGAGCTTATCGATTTTCTGTTCAGCAGACAAAAGTCGTCGAATAATATGCAAGCAATCGCTATACTTAATGCTATGATCGATGCGGGATTTTTGATCGCTATCTATGAGACGAAGATCGAAAGCAGTATCGATGAAGAGGCAACCCTTGCACGAGAGAAAACGTTGCCCGAACAAGCTCATCAACGGCAAGGGGGAAGTAGTGGTGGATCGGCagaagatgaagatgatggCAATACTTCGTCGATCGAGTTCAGCGAGGATACGGTCTACAAATTAGCTGTGCTTCAAGATCGTCCGGCTGGTGCGCCCGGTTTGGTAGCAGGAGTCGGAGAAGGAGCGTACCATTTAGAGCTGAATTTTAAATCTAGCTCGGTTTTAATGCGCTCCGGAAACGAGGATCAATCGTCGGTTGACAGCGAAGACGGCGCTGGCAGTGGAATTGGAGGCAGCACCACGCTGAGCAGCATTATCCTGAAAGACTCAGCGATGGACAGTTCATACCTAATATCGACGGGAGCAAAAGCGTTGCTGAAAGCTTTCTGCGAGCACGAGGAACTGCTCGTTAATCAACTGTTGCGGGCACAGAACCTCGACCCATCGTGGAGCAAGACGCTCATCCCGATTGTGGCCCGGGTGGCAAACACGATGCGCCTTGATGAGGCCTACGGCACGGACGCTATGGACATACGGAACTATGTTTACTTTAAAAAGGTCCCGGGTGGCGATCGCAGCGAGTCTCAGATACTGGGTGGAGTGgtattttccaaaaatgtAGCCCACAAAGAGATGTCGCAGAAGGTGGACAAGCCGAAAATATTGCTGCTGCAGTGTGCGATCGCGTACCAGCGGGTGGAAGGAAAGTTTGTCAGCTTCGACACGCTGATGCTGCAGGAGCGCGACTATTTGCGGAACAAGGTGTCGAAAATTATAAGCCTCGGGCCGAACATTGTGTTGGTGCACAAGAACGTGGCCGGCATTGCGCAGGACATGTTGCGCAACAAGGGCATTACGCTGGTGCTGGACGTGAAGCTGTGCGTACTGGAACGGATTGCGCGTTTTCTTGATTGTGATATTATCAGCTGCATCGATTCTAACGTTGGACAGCCAAAGCTGGGCATATGCGATCGATTCAGGATTCAGACATTTTACGACGATCAAG GATCTTCCAAAACTTTGATGTGCCTAGAAAAGCAGCACAGCCCAAGAGGTTGCTGTGTTTTGCTGCGGGGAGCCAAACGAAGCGAACTGGCGAAAATTAAAAAGATAGCATCACTCATGCTTCTGGCGCGACATAACTGGCGCTTCGAGCTGTCGTATCTATGCGATGTGTACGCGATGCCACCAACGCCACGGACAAGTATATTCGATTCAAAAGAATCCAGCCCTTCCGATCCACCCCCACTGCTCACGAGAAAGTCAGTGGAAGAGCCGTCAAGTGTGTTGAAGGAGAATCAGACCTCAGTTACGACTAAAATGGCCCAAATCGAACCAACGACAGTCGGCAAAACCATTCGTACAACCACGGGCAGTGCGACCAATCGAGAAAACGTTGGAGACTGGACTGATCCCTTGCGATCGGGAGCCTTTGGTCCCTCGGAGGACGGTGCAGGCCCGGATGACGATGAAGATGACACATCGTTTGAGCTAGCGGCGGAAACACCGCACGATAACCGGTTCCGATCCGCCCTTAGTTCGACAATTTTATCCATCAGTCCGTTTGTGGCCTTTCCCCTGCCGTACCTCGAAACGGACAGTGGCCGCAAGTGTGCCCTTCGATGCTACTTTCCCGATGAGCTCTACTATTCGAAGCAGTGGAGTAATGGAGGAACGTTGGGTTTGGCAGGAGAGAAGTTTTCCGCAACAATGGCAGAAAATGCCGGTGCGGGCGCGGGAGGCAATGCTTCGACGGACGAGGAGGAGAAACAACTATTGCCCGTGCATCCTTTTGTGACGCATAAAATAACCACTTCGGTGGAGAGTAAGGAGATGCAGACGATTCTCGCCAGCTTTCGTGCAAACGGTGGGCGGTATCCAAAAGTTTCCATGA tgaaaaaaacatcaactcGTAAACGACGCCTTACCACGATAGCACAACGATCCCTCGAAGAGTTTGTGTATCGTGACGCATTGGACATCGAAAACCATCAACGCTTGCCGGTGCTTTTCTGCAGCTTCAATTATAACGAAAACGTCCCGTCGACCTTCTGTGCGCAACCATCCTATCTGGATATGCAATTTTACGGCCAAAACGACATCATGCTTGGGCTGTTCCTCGAGCACTATTGCTTCCGCAGCTCTTACATTTGCAAATCGTGCAACCTTCCCATGATGGATCACGTGCGACGTTACGTTCACTCCGGCGGCTGCATTCAAGTGAAGCTGGTCGAGGATGTGACCAAAATGGACACCGGCACGATATTGATATCGTCACGATGTACAATCTGCAACGAGTACTCGAAACAGGCCCCAATGTCCCAAGACACGTGGTGTTATTCGTTTGCCAAATTTCTTGAACTTCGCTTCCACGGACACGCCTACAAGAAGCGGAACTGTGAAGGAATAATGGATCAGTCGGACGGCGGCGAAGAAGCAGGGGGAGGTATGGTCTGTCGACACTCGTTGCATCGCGATTTTGAGCAAAACTTTTCATACAAAGGCATCGTGGCCAGCTTCCGGTATACGGCGATCGATGTGTGGGAGATAGTGTTACCGGCCATGTCCATCTCGCTGGTCATCCCCGCTACCGGTGTCAGCCAGCGCACGATTACCGATCAGCGCACGGAAGAAATGAAAACGCTCGCCATCATGGGATACGATGTGTTTGTGAAAATACTGGAGAAACTTGCTGAACTATCAGTGGATACGGATACGTTTGCCAAGTTGAAGAAGAAGGCCAATCAGGACCAGGTGGCTTTTAAGCAGCGCATCGAAAAGGTGCAGAAGCTGCTGACTGAAGACGTGCTCTCGATCGAACTGATCGATGATGCAATCGTAACGCTGAAGCACACTTTAGCCGAAGCAATCGAGGAGTGGGAACCGAAGCTGCACGACATAATCAACCAGACAAAGAGTGCTCAAGCTTCCAAGCCGAGCGTGGTAGTTGATGCTGGCAGTGGAAATGCAGGAACTGTCATCGATAGCGGAATGATCGCCACCGAAGAGTTGGACCTATCCCGATCGACTGATAACCCGGAAACGTTTGAATCTTCTAAGGATCCGATCGAGACGGAGCCAATTGAAAGCACGTCAGCTGGTACCGGTGGAAAGCTCGAACAAGATGCAATGTCTGTCGATGCAGAGGACGACAAGATAGTTAGCAATGCaagtgaagaaaaacaaccagCAAGGGAGAGCTTAAATGAGAAGAAAACGGTAAAAACGATTCTGAGCCAACTGCTTTCAACGAACGATTATTCCCACATCCTGAGTTCGCCGTTACCGCCCCACGAACATCACGGTCTGAAGGCTGGCCTGTTTCCGATCGTTGTGAACGAACAAGATTTAGGCTCGTGCATTGCGTACAGCCTGATGTCGCAGGAGTATCGCAAAATGCTCGATAGTATGCTAAGCGGAGGGACCGGCGGTGTCATAACGATAGGAGCGTCCGAAAACAGTCCAAATATGAAGCGAAAATCAACTTCGGTCAG CTCCACAACGGATGCAGATGACTctcctgctgcagctggcAAAAACGAGCAAGATAAGAAGCATAAAAATGCCTCTCACAGTGAAATTCATTTCCAG GATGCGAACTGTAACTTTGTATGCCGAATCTACTTTGCAAAGGAGTTTGATTTGCTACGATGCCAGATTTTGAAACGCCCGGCCACGACTGGAACGACACATCGCGGCTCTGGAACGGTAGGCAACACTGCTGGGACCGTTGCGGGTGGCAATGGAAGTAACGGTCCCGGCGGGGATGCGAACGAAACGTCACAAGAAGTGATGGAAACGGTGCGGAAAATGTTCGCCCGATCGCTGAGTAAAAGCGTGCGCTGGGAAGCACGTGGTGGCAAGAGCGGCTCCAAGTTTAGCAAAACGGTCGATGACCGGTTTGTTTTGAAAGAGATGTCACGGACCGATTTGACCATATTTGAAAACTTTGCTCCGAACTATTTCGAGTACTTACAGCGTTGCATGAAGCAAAAGCACATTACGCTGCTAGCGAAAATTTTCGGTGTGTTTAAAATTACCATCAAACGGAAGGA CAATACGACTGTGGAAAGCGCTGTACTGGTCATGGAGAATCTTTTCTGTGGAAAAGATATCAAGGAAAAATATGACCTCAAAGGTTCGGACCGTAACCGTTTGGTGGATCCGAACCGGCAAACAGGCACGGAACGAGTGCTGATGGACGAAAACTTCATACAAA TGTCCTGGACAAATCCCCTTTACATTTTGTCGCACAGTAAGACGGTGTTGAAGGAAGCGATTACCCGTGATGCCTGTTTTCTGGAACGCAACGAAGTTATGGACTACTCGCTGCTGGTTGGATTGGAAAGTTCTGAAAAGAATCTCGTGATTGGCATAATCG ATTATATCCGAACGTATACGCTGGATAAAAAATTTGAGTCGATGATCAAGCAGTCGGGTTTGATGGGCGGCCATGGAAAGCTACCTACCGTCGTTTCACCCAAGATGTACAAATCTCGATTCATTGTCGCGATGGAAAG ATACTTTTTATGCGTACCGGATCGTTGGGAAGGATTGTCTAAAAAATAA
- the LOC121591994 gene encoding uncharacterized protein LOC121591994 encodes MVRLKHRQHGPATRSNSRDFLDWNVFVSEPEIPRLRHRTGSWWYTQERFAVKHPHEYITVDELNCYRKRKFSQDHAKHLGSNFSLYNKSEPSLPSAVDAKATEYADRFQRRAAYERALPLRRSTSLHIEPGTMKGLSENHSKFVSYSQDTIVKSRPPAVRPEECFKLPDGGSRGTGLANASSEYKSAFLPYDFLPATMDHRYRNLNKRKEKEKRDDLSASDSKLHNKEQLTRSNLRLTGEATFEPEYKSQFALPLAGDKSRSTPQLNNIAFTGNFREAPSEYKECYKYYDHFTKSAPIRKFDNLSLHGTIEFRPEYKESYRELPTGGASDQWRSQCVVRKDNLSLKGDFLGREPEYSYSFRNPHITCKPEKAKPKDNFLAMQGDMDYTPMYRCSYVDYPRTRPLVKKPVCSINLEDVYEKPPQRRLHRGSPSPVKYNVHAAPTDGSKPDVIDKFVSQPEYRKAQRELMIKKRSPPKERGSLLAQKILQDSKLTTDPAHPMPPVPVVHVENVGGGSSSSTTHDGTSTTTVKARASSPVQLPVRIAKHGRRAKSPIIAIQRENEPVIFYKDLHRKGDAHTVRNRSKIVEANAAYRKPTYQPPTHTHKKAIDKAKAGTQSFVVLNAPAKQRSTRWAEPATIYDSHFY; translated from the exons ATGGTGCGCCTAAAACATCGGCAGCATGGACCTGCAACGAG GTCCAACAGTCGCGACTTTTTGGACTGGAATGTTTTTGTGTCGGAGCCTGAAATACCTCGATTAAGACATA GAACCGGCAGTTGGTGGTACACACAAGAACGTTTCGCAGTCAAGCATCCGCACGAGTACATTACGGTAGACGAACTGAACTGCTACCGTAAACGAAAGTTCTCACAAGATCACGCCA aaCATCTGGGCAGCAACTTTTCGCTGTACAACAAATCGGAACCTTCACTGCCATCGGCGGTCGATGCAAAAGCAACCGAGTACGCCGACCGATTTCAACGCCGAGCGGCATACGAACGAGCACTTCCGTTGAGACGCAGTACCTCGTTGCACATTGAACCGGGCACAATGAAGGGCCTGTCGGAAAATCACTCCAAGTTTGTCAGCTATTCGCAGGATACGATCGTGAA ATCTCGACCACCTGCCGTTAGGCCAGAGGAATGCTTCAAGCTGCCGGACGGCGGGTCCCGGGGTACCGGACTTGCCAACGCGTCTTCCGAGTACAAGTCGGCCTTTCTGCCGTACGATTTTCTGCCGGCAACGATGGACCACCGGTACCGGAATTTAAACAAGCGcaaggagaaggaaaagcgTGACGATTTGAGCGCCTCCGACTCGAAGCTGCACAACAAGGAGCAGCTTACGCGCAGCAATCTAAGACTGACCGGCGAGGCCACGTTCGAGCCGGAGTACAAAAGTCAGTTCGCGCTTCCGCTGGCGGGCGACAAGTCGCGCTCGACACCGCAGCTGAACAACATTGCCTTTACTGGCAACTTTCGCGAGGCACCGTCCGAGTACAAGGAGTGCTACAAGTACTACGACCATTTCACCAAGAGTGCTCCGATCCGGAAGTTTGATAACCTCAGCCTGCACGGTACGATCGAGTTCCGGCCCGAGTACAAGGAAAGCTACCGGGAGCTGCCGACGGGCGGGGCCAGCGATCAATGGCGCTCGCAGTGTGTGGTGCGCAAGGACAATCTGTCGCTCAAGGGCGACTTTCTTGGGCGCGAACCGGAGTACAGCTACAGTTTCCGAAACCCGCACATCACGTGCAAACCGGAGAAGGCCAAACCGAAGGACAACTTTCTGGCGATGCAGGGCGACATGGACTACACGCCGATGTATCG CTGCTCTTACGTTGACTATCCACGTACGAGACCGCTGGTAAAGAAACCGGTGTGCAGCATAAATTTGGAGGACGTGTACGAAAAACCGCCCCAGCGTCGGCTTCACCGCGGCTCTCCATCGCCCGTCAAATACAACGTTCATGCCGCTCCCACCGACGGTTCAAAGCCCGACGTGATCGATAAGTTCGTGTCGCAGCCCGAGTACCGGAAGGCGCAGCGGGAGTTAATGATAAAGAAGCGGTCCCCACCGAAGGAGAGGGGCAGTCTGCTGGCCCAGAAAATACTCCAAGACAGCAAGCTTACCACCGACCCAGCGCACCCAATGCCACCCGTCCCGGTGGTGCACGTGGAAAATGTTGGCGGAGGAAGTAGTTCCTCCACCACGCACGACGGtacatccaccaccaccgtaaAAGCAAGGGCCAGCAGTCCGGTCCAGCTGCCGGTGCGGATAGCGAAGCATGGACGGCGCGCCAAATCGCCCATCATTGCCATTCAGCGGGAAAATGAGCCGGTTATCTTCTACAAAGATCTGCACCGAAAAGGTGACGCCCATACCGTGCGCAATCGGTCGAAGATAGTGGAGGCAAATGCTGCCTACCGGAAACCGACCTACCAGCCtccgacgcacacacacaaaaaggcgATCGACAAGGCTAAAGCGGGAACGCAATCTTTCGTCGTGCTGAACGCGCCGGCGAAGCAACGATCAACCCGTTGGGCGGAACCGGCCACTATCTATGACTCACATTTCTACTAA